In Magnolia sinica isolate HGM2019 chromosome 12, MsV1, whole genome shotgun sequence, a single genomic region encodes these proteins:
- the LOC131219952 gene encoding uncharacterized protein LOC131219952 — translation MPFGLTNAPAVFMDRMNRVFRPFLYRFIIIFIDDILVYARSCKEHEEYLRAVLETLKKNQLYAKYGKCDFWMEEVKFLGHVVSKEGISVDLANVTAVQDWKQPNSVTKVKSFLGLAGYYRSKANLVADALSRKRTLEFEAPSMVREWNIVEFVRDFDMKLTMKEPHEVIAHIHVQPLIISKIIEVQEGDELLKKMKERAENDMEYEWRVDFDGGLRYRGRLCVPNSMDYRKKFLMPPTTPNWQCT, via the exons AtgccatttggactcacaaatgctcCAGCGGTGTTTATGGATCGCATGAACAGAGTCTTTAGGCCATTCTTATACAGATTCATCATcatattcatcgacgacatattGGTGTATGCAAGGAGTTGTAAAGAGCATGAAGAATACTTGCGAGCTGTTCTCGAAACCCTTAAGAAAAATCAATTGTATGCGAAGTAtggaaaatgcgacttctggatgGAAGAAGTCAAATTTTTAGGTCATGTGGTATCCAAAGAAGGTATTTCTGTGGACCTCGCCAATGTGACTGCTGTTCAAGATTGGAAGCAACCGAATTCAGTTACAAAAGTAAAGAGTTTTCTCGGTCTGGCAGGCTACTACCGAag CAAGGCCAATCTGGTGGCAGACGCCTTGAGCCGGAAAAGGACACTCGAATTTGAGGCCCCGTCGATGGTGAGAGAGTGGAACATAGTGGAATTTGTACGAGACTTCGACATGAAGCTAACCATGAAGGAACCGCACGAGGTCATAGCCCACATTCATGTCCAGCCACTGATTATCAGTAAAATCATTGAAGTCCAAGAAGGTGATGAATTGTTgaaaaagatgaaagaaagagcagagAATGATATGGAGTATGAGTGGAGAGTCGATTTTGATGGGGGATTGCGATACCGAGGCCGCCTTTGTGTCCCAAACTCCATGGACTACAGGAAGAAGTTCTTAATGCCGCCCACAACTCCAAATTGGCAATGCACCTAG
- the LOC131219953 gene encoding uncharacterized protein LOC131219953 — translation MAMPAAITSNVFKRFQRFRPLTFAGTHRPEEAEYWLNRVNKLLWPLHCSEVESVELISYLFEKEANLCWESVLMTITENYVWTWEAFEAHFNQKYLPQTYRHERENEFLRLQQEGMSVAQYENRFTKLSLYAFQIVTDEATKMRQFTEGLRSGIRSKMCCANIRTYAELVEMSIRVEQDEERFSRTRSQLGPRSRIEGQSSSFARKRLRLNSLPRLAATLTTST, via the coding sequence ATGGCCATGCCTGCAGCCATCACAAGCAACGTATTCAAGCGGTTTCAGAGGTTTAGGCCGCTTACTTTTGCTGGCACCCACCGCCCAGAGGAAGCTGAATATTGGCTCAACCGAGTCAACAAGTTGCTTTGGCCTCTCCATTGTTCTGAAGTGGAGAGTGTTGAACTCATCTCTTACCTCTTCGAGAAAGAGGCTAACTTATGTTGGGAAAGTGTTCTTATGACCATTACAGAGaactatgtatggacgtgggaagcatttgaggcccatttcaaTCAGAAATACCTCCCACAGACGTACCGGCATGAGAGGGAGAATGAATTCTTACGCCTCCAACAAGAAGGGATGTCTGTGGCACAATACGAAAACCGCTTTACTAAATTGTCGCTATATGCTTTCCAAATAGTTACAGACGAGGCAACTAAAATGCGACAATTTACTGAGGGCTTGAGGAGCGgcattcgctcgaagatgtgttgtgcaaaTATCAGAACGTATGCCGAACTGGTAGAGATGTCAATACGGGTGGAACAAGATGAGGAGAGATTCTCACGAACTCGTTCACAgctgggcccacgaagcaggatAGAAGGACAGTCCTCATCCTTTGCCAGGAAAAGGTTGCGCCTGAATTCTCTGCCTAGGCTTGCAGCCACTCTGACCACTTCTACGTGA